In Danaus plexippus chromosome 3 unlocalized genomic scaffold, MEX_DaPlex mxdp_34, whole genome shotgun sequence, the DNA window tgtagttTCTTtaacagcgccatctgtcgGCGAGTAGTTGAACTTATCCTTTGTTTCCTAGCTGTAATTACTAGCTGaaagttttatcaatattGATAAAAGTTTCCACTTCAAAATGGACGACCCGGAGAACAGCATTTCTGTTCTTTGTCTCGGTCCCAAGGGTTCTGGGAAGACGACGTTGTTGAAAAAACTACAGAATGCTGAAGGAATAGACTATACATACAGCCCCGTTCCAACTATTGGAACGAATATTTATGATGTCCAGTACATCAACAAGCATGGGAAGAAACAAGTTCTCAGCATCAGAGAAGTTGGTGGGGAGATGGCTCCTTTATGGAGTAATTATTATGAAGGAGTGGAAAAGGTACGGATGTATACGGtagaaaactgtttttttattatttactttgttaCAGGTTTCAGACATACttatttgttatgtatttGTTCCGTTTCAGGTGATATTTGTCGTGGACACATCCAATTTATGTCAAATTTCTTCTGCGGCTGTTATGCTCTACACCCTTTTAGCGGAgccgaaattaaaaaaagcaaaGGTATTTTGttagattaatataaatgtatttgctatttttgataaacaaaattgCTTACAGTTTATTCTGGTTTTGAGCAAAATGGATGCGGCCTACAGACAAATGCGCAATGAGGCGTTACTTATGCTTCAATACACTCGGCTGTGCAATGAACTACCAAATGCACCGGTGTTACTTGAAGCGTCTCCTTTAACAGATGAGGGACTGGATattctaaaaacatatttaaccgCATCAAAACGAGTTACAGTCCCGATCCCcgctttgaaataaaattatatcttgtaACTTTgagttttaatgatatttgtcTGCTGCGAGTGCTTTAATTTagcttaaagaaataattgacACATGTTTTcagaatgtaataattatttatcaaaaatatataattatgcaacggactttagaatatttagtatattgaCATTTTTGGGACATCTGAACGCTGCCGTTTTAAGTATTTTGACGTCTGGTCGCCGGACTTGAGAGTtcgaacaaacaaaataaatatcgatCATAACACTAAGAAGTAGTATTAGTAGTAAAACGATATATTCCTGTTATTACTTCGTCATGGATATTTCTAAGTTATGTCGTTGTTGTATGAAAGAAGTTGCGTCGTGGGAGAAAGAGAATTTTAGTGCTGGAGTCgttgaaatgttttgtttttgcacAAATATTAAGGTGATAAGGTTTAAAACCTATTTCTATTTGAAACTGAATTAAAAAGAGATAAAAACTTACAGTTGTGTAGAAGCTCTAATTTTAtccattcatttatttattttttttacctttaggCAATCGATGATGAAAAATTACCGAAACAGTTTTGTTACGACTGCGTTATTAAAATCGAATCCTGCTATACGTTTATAAAAGAAGCACAAAATGTAAACATAACACTTAAAAACATGGCATCTCGAAGTGAAACTAGAATAATTATCAATCCAGATAAAGTGCAAAACTCGGAACACCaagaacataataaattaaaattgacattACCAGACTACAAATTGTCAATCGGAGTTAGTAATTATGAGCAAACGATGCCAGAagtagacaaaaatatatctgctCAAGTTGAAAATAACCAGATAGATTCTGTGCCCAAAGACATCCCAAATGATTTGGTACGGTTGAAAACAGAAGATAAAATTCCCAATGATTCCAAAAAGAGTGTATGTCCAGTTTGTAGAAAAGAATTTATGTCTAAGAAATGGTTTTCCAAGCACATGGAGAAGGAACATTCTGGTCATAAATACACATGCTTACATTGTCCAaagtgtatgtatttttttttttgtgatatgaaaatgaacatttcaaaattgatTTTGTTAATTCCGAAACCATATCTACACAATGAACACAATATCtccaacattaataaaacttataaccaaATTTCAATTCTGCAtactaattaagaaaattatcatGTCAGCGTTCTCAAAGCCCTTTCAACTGGCCTATCATTCTACAACCCATTCCGAGGAGCGCAATTTCCCCTGTCTCACTTGCGGAAAGAGTTTCAAGAGACGCAAACAGCTCACCATTCACACCAGATCACACTCCGATGTCAGACCTTTTGCCTGTGATAAATGTTCGAGGAGGTTCGTCAGGTTCTATGTCTttcaaaaaaaacaatccatTCCATGGAGCACttctttaatgtaattttttaaatttttgtttaggaCTCCCCATTGATTGAGATCTCttcaaaaaaaactaatataagatgttatctattttatttcttcttatttaaatttaataataattttggaaCCGAGAGTCTTCCATCTTAATCTGTCTCAAAGTTGCATTCACTCAAGTGGTGTGGTTTACCAAATAAATACTTTGAGTAGtgaatgttttctttataggTTTAAAGATAAAAGCGTTCTGAAATCTCACATGAAGGTGCACGACAATGTGAAGCAGTATCTGTGCTCGTACTGCGGGTGGAGCTTTGCTCAAGGTATCTGTActgaatgtaattattttaaataacagattattttcattataaattaaagctatgtatttataactgaCTTTCCCTAATAATCTATACAAATAGCTTCAAGTGTCtgtttgttatattgaaataacattttttttatatatttgtctttcTGTCTTTTTGTTCCGGCTAATTTCTGAAgtggctggaccgattttgacggACCTTTTATTGGCAGGTAGCAGAtgtaataaaacgaaatttaaGCTACTTTATATCGCTATCCCAGAATCTAACGTCATCACGCGTGAGCGGGAAGCGAGGTGCCTGCGGCGCTTAAGTTTTTTCAtagcaattgttttttttttacgcagacggagtcgcgggtgACAGCtagcttaatatatatattaatatatagtgcAATCTATTGCACATCAACAAAGTATACTCCGACTCTAGTCCCAAGTCACTCCTTCTTATAAGAATGTTTCGTGGGTCTCAAGATATAAGCAACATTTTATGGCTACGTGTGATATTTAC includes these proteins:
- the LOC116778701 gene encoding E3 ubiquitin-protein ligase TRIM23 translates to MDDPENSISVLCLGPKGSGKTTLLKKLQNAEGIDYTYSPVPTIGTNIYDVQYINKHGKKQVLSIREVGGEMAPLWSNYYEGVEKVIFVVDTSNLCQISSAAVMLYTLLAEPKLKKAKFILVLSKMDAAYRQMRNEALLMLQYTRLCNELPNAPVLLEASPLTDEGLDILKTYLTASKRVTVPIPALK
- the LOC116777609 gene encoding zinc finger protein 391-like, yielding MDISKLCRCCMKEVASWEKENFSAGVVEMFCFCTNIKAIDDEKLPKQFCYDCVIKIESCYTFIKEAQNVNITLKNMASRSETRIIINPDKVQNSEHQEHNKLKLTLPDYKLSIGVSNYEQTMPEVDKNISAQVENNQIDSVPKDIPNDLVRLKTEDKIPNDSKKSVCPVCRKEFMSKKWFSKHMEKEHSGHKYTCLHCPKSFSKPFQLAYHSTTHSEERNFPCLTCGKSFKRRKQLTIHTRSHSDVRPFACDKCSRRFKDKSVLKSHMKVHDNVKQYLCSYCGWSFAQASNLKVHLRTHTGAKPHACSQCGFRSSAASSLRRHQRRHQGARLYVCEQCRKGFFDASGLARHSRTHSGELPYQCPGCTRSFPDSWKRKTHLMRAHRLPLQDIPRMRSDGRPL